A section of the Streptomyces xinghaiensis S187 genome encodes:
- a CDS encoding histidine kinase yields the protein MGRERTAPGTRAAGPLPAAGTAPAEPGTTAAPRTAGPAGTGGAPGTARRAPEVAGPPGPGTGTGTAAGRAAEPVPGEDGRATTAHVPVADDEQGLRLQLNALQALARHVFGFRLAMIALGTPFALHRTAPGPATWLIGSAVVCTFMGSYVLFRDWERFGPLLLRHPALLGIDLLFGALLLLTATPESTLGYVTVCTPLLAGLCYGWRGAGVFAGLQILVLAAAYGANPGLGGGLASRLVLPGFCVIAGAAGVVLRNLMLRFGAAGRALAETRARLAAAEAVCGERARLAREMHDSVAKTLHGLALAAEGLAASVDRTDPGTVRERAELVAHAARCAAAESRELLSDLRRAPDGADPDRRPGESGDIPLGRELAARTADWSRSTGIPADVRVADGGPLPALPPAVARELLRITAEALENAGRHAHAERVTVEARVTESPAPEDPGSGGGRTVRTLRIGVLDDGRGLCPGTDLESLCRDGHFGLLGMAERAAGIGARLRIGSGPRGTGTEVRLELPLEAVPVRPHGPPPSAPGRAAVPVPVPVPERPAAEPGPLLDGVPEQPPGRGGPVSPKTERRPGHAGRSPGRELAGP from the coding sequence ATGGGACGGGAACGGACCGCGCCGGGGACCCGCGCGGCGGGACCCCTGCCGGCGGCCGGTACGGCGCCGGCGGAGCCCGGTACGACGGCGGCGCCCCGCACGGCGGGACCGGCCGGTACGGGCGGTGCACCCGGTACGGCGCGGCGTGCGCCGGAGGTCGCGGGGCCGCCGGGCCCGGGTACCGGCACCGGCACGGCCGCCGGGCGGGCCGCGGAGCCCGTGCCGGGGGAGGACGGGCGGGCGACGACGGCCCATGTTCCCGTGGCCGACGACGAACAGGGCCTCCGCCTCCAGCTCAACGCCCTCCAGGCACTGGCCCGTCATGTGTTCGGTTTTCGCCTCGCGATGATCGCTCTCGGCACTCCCTTCGCCCTCCACCGCACCGCACCCGGCCCCGCGACCTGGCTCATCGGCTCGGCGGTCGTGTGCACCTTCATGGGCTCGTACGTTCTCTTCCGCGACTGGGAGCGCTTCGGCCCGCTGCTGCTCCGGCACCCCGCGCTGCTGGGCATCGATCTGCTGTTCGGCGCACTGCTGCTCCTGACCGCGACCCCCGAGTCCACCCTCGGCTACGTCACCGTCTGCACCCCGCTGCTGGCCGGGCTCTGCTACGGCTGGCGCGGCGCCGGTGTCTTCGCCGGACTCCAGATCCTCGTCCTCGCGGCCGCGTACGGCGCCAACCCCGGTCTCGGCGGCGGACTGGCCTCACGCCTGGTCCTCCCCGGTTTCTGCGTCATCGCCGGTGCCGCCGGAGTGGTGCTGCGGAACCTGATGCTCCGATTCGGTGCGGCGGGCCGTGCCCTAGCCGAGACCCGCGCCCGGCTGGCCGCCGCGGAGGCCGTCTGCGGTGAACGGGCCCGCCTGGCACGGGAAATGCACGACTCGGTCGCCAAGACCCTGCACGGCCTGGCCCTGGCGGCGGAGGGCCTGGCCGCCTCGGTGGACCGTACGGACCCGGGGACGGTGCGGGAGCGCGCGGAACTGGTGGCCCACGCCGCCCGGTGCGCTGCCGCCGAGTCCCGCGAACTCCTGTCCGATCTGCGCCGCGCCCCGGACGGCGCGGACCCGGACCGGCGCCCGGGGGAGTCCGGGGACATCCCTCTCGGCCGCGAACTGGCCGCCCGTACGGCCGACTGGTCCCGGAGCACCGGTATCCCGGCCGACGTCCGGGTGGCGGACGGAGGACCGCTGCCCGCCCTGCCGCCCGCCGTGGCCCGGGAGTTGCTGAGGATCACCGCCGAGGCCCTGGAGAACGCGGGGCGCCACGCGCACGCCGAACGGGTCACGGTGGAGGCGCGCGTCACGGAGAGCCCCGCCCCGGAGGACCCGGGGTCCGGCGGCGGACGAACCGTCCGCACCCTCCGCATCGGGGTCCTCGACGACGGCCGGGGCCTGTGCCCCGGTACCGACCTGGAATCCCTCTGCCGCGACGGCCACTTCGGGCTGCTGGGCATGGCCGAGCGGGCGGCCGGCATCGGCGCGCGGCTCCGTATCGGCAGCGGACCCCGGGGGACCGGCACGGAAGTCCGGCTCGAACTCCCGCTGGAAGCGGTGCCGGTACGGCCCCATGGGCCGCCACCGTCCGCCCCCGGCCGCGCCGCCGTTCCCGTTCCCGTTCCCGTTCCCGAGCGTCCCGCCGCCGAGCCGGGCCCGCTGCTGGACGGCGTCCCCGAACAGCCGCCGGGCCGCGGAGGCCCGGTATCCCCGAAAACCGAGAGGAGGCCCGGCCATGCCGGAAGATCACCCGGTCGTGAACTCGCCGGTCCCTGA
- a CDS encoding DUF5936 domain-containing protein has product MTALLLAFVAALSASGIGYGIALYRREAELPGDLKVALEVGATRTTAVGSAVDRLGMRHAPLVLRMMGPRRADAVRRRIDLAGNPGGLTLDRYAARRAVYGFLGFAGALAMLLRGQFVIAALLVLFGLFWVEVGIWAAVQQRKADIERTLPDFLDVLAVVVSAGLGFRQALERVSEKYQGPWSDELRIALRRMDMGVSRREAFDELRRRNDSDQVAMFVTALQQGEELGAPIVDTLIQIADDMRRTDAQNARRRAARAVPKATLAVTTFMLPGTLILLVAGFVFGSGVDFGAITG; this is encoded by the coding sequence ATGACCGCTCTGCTGCTCGCCTTCGTCGCCGCCCTGAGCGCCTCCGGCATCGGCTACGGCATCGCGCTCTACCGCCGCGAGGCCGAACTGCCCGGCGACCTCAAGGTGGCCCTGGAGGTGGGCGCCACCCGCACCACCGCCGTCGGCTCCGCCGTCGACCGGCTCGGCATGCGCCACGCGCCCCTGGTGCTGCGCATGATGGGGCCCCGGCGCGCCGACGCGGTGCGCCGCCGGATCGACCTGGCGGGCAACCCCGGCGGCCTCACCCTCGACCGCTACGCCGCGCGCCGCGCCGTCTACGGCTTCCTCGGCTTCGCCGGGGCGCTGGCGATGCTGCTGCGCGGCCAGTTCGTCATCGCGGCGCTGCTCGTCCTCTTCGGCCTCTTCTGGGTCGAGGTCGGCATCTGGGCCGCGGTCCAGCAGCGCAAGGCCGACATCGAACGGACGCTCCCCGACTTCCTCGACGTCCTCGCCGTCGTCGTCAGCGCCGGACTCGGCTTCCGGCAGGCGCTCGAACGGGTCTCCGAGAAATACCAGGGCCCCTGGTCGGACGAACTGCGCATCGCTCTGCGCCGGATGGACATGGGCGTCAGCCGGCGCGAGGCGTTCGACGAACTGCGCCGCCGCAACGACAGCGACCAGGTCGCCATGTTCGTCACCGCGCTGCAGCAGGGCGAGGAACTGGGCGCGCCCATCGTCGACACGCTCATCCAGATCGCCGACGACATGCGCCGCACCGACGCCCAGAACGCCCGCCGCCGCGCGGCCCGGGCCGTCCCCAAGGCCACGCTCGCCGTCACCACGTTCATGCTCCCGGGGACGCTCATCCTGCTGGTGGCGGGCTTCGTCTTCGGCTCGGGGGTCGACTTCGGCGCCATCACGGGCTGA
- a CDS encoding AAA family ATPase, producing MTTRILPAAGDPEAARSLTTLLSQLPDAEPAPPVPDSTTLLDTLARLAGESVGELPEVVVVHERIGPVPALDLIRETVLRFPAVGVVLVSADAGPQLFQAAMDAGARGLVALPLNYEELSARVQGAAQWAAGVRRHLGAGPETPGGPGGTVVSVTGAKGGVGTTVTAVQLALAARASGRSTALVDMDLQSGDIASYLDVQFRRSVVDLAQISDISPRVLQDAVCDHATGLGLLLAPADGERGEEVTDRAARQIVSSLRTRYEVVVIDCGTQMNGANAAAVEMSDTALMVTTPDVVAVRAAKRLVRLWDRLQIRKAEETLTLVNRHTRATEIQPPLVERITGTRVARTAVPAGFKELQPAVDAGRLQDLDHRSSVKQALWALAAELGLAGDPAGGAGRPGRGARGRAVEKYGDRGALSLWRRRGGPKGGRGVRGGDSGQVAVEFLGMVPLLAVVLILCWQCALLGYTYSLAGHAADQAARTATAAQSAGACETAAVEDLPGAWRSGASVSCVRAGGLWKADVGLEVPVLFPGAVAFPVTVNGSAGAAEEGRP from the coding sequence ATGACCACGAGAATCCTCCCCGCGGCGGGCGACCCCGAGGCCGCCCGCTCCCTCACCACCCTGCTCAGCCAGCTCCCCGACGCCGAACCGGCGCCGCCCGTCCCCGACTCCACCACCCTCCTCGACACCCTCGCGCGGCTCGCGGGGGAGTCGGTCGGGGAGCTCCCCGAGGTCGTCGTCGTCCATGAACGGATCGGGCCGGTGCCCGCGCTCGACCTCATCCGGGAGACGGTGCTCCGCTTCCCGGCGGTCGGCGTGGTGCTCGTCTCGGCCGACGCCGGGCCGCAGCTCTTCCAGGCCGCCATGGACGCGGGCGCCCGGGGACTCGTCGCGCTGCCGCTGAACTACGAGGAACTGTCCGCCCGGGTGCAGGGCGCCGCCCAGTGGGCCGCCGGGGTCCGGCGCCATCTGGGAGCCGGCCCGGAGACGCCCGGCGGGCCCGGCGGCACCGTCGTCAGCGTCACCGGCGCCAAGGGCGGTGTCGGGACGACCGTCACGGCCGTGCAGCTGGCGCTGGCGGCCCGCGCCTCCGGGCGGTCCACCGCGCTGGTCGACATGGACCTCCAGTCCGGCGACATCGCCTCCTACCTCGATGTGCAGTTCCGGCGCTCGGTGGTGGACCTGGCGCAGATCAGCGACATCTCGCCGCGCGTCCTCCAGGACGCGGTCTGCGACCACGCGACCGGTCTGGGGCTGCTGCTCGCCCCGGCGGACGGCGAACGGGGCGAGGAGGTCACCGACCGGGCGGCCCGGCAGATCGTCAGCTCGCTGCGGACCCGCTACGAGGTCGTCGTCATCGACTGCGGCACCCAGATGAACGGGGCCAACGCGGCCGCCGTCGAGATGTCCGACACCGCGCTGATGGTGACCACCCCGGACGTGGTCGCGGTCCGGGCCGCCAAGCGCCTGGTACGGCTCTGGGACCGGCTCCAGATCCGCAAGGCCGAGGAGACCCTGACGCTCGTCAACCGGCATACGCGCGCCACCGAGATCCAGCCGCCGCTGGTCGAACGGATCACCGGCACACGGGTCGCCCGGACCGCTGTCCCGGCCGGCTTCAAGGAACTCCAGCCGGCCGTGGACGCCGGGCGCCTCCAGGACCTCGACCACCGGTCCTCCGTCAAGCAGGCGCTGTGGGCCCTCGCCGCCGAACTCGGCCTGGCGGGCGACCCCGCGGGCGGCGCGGGACGCCCCGGCCGGGGCGCGCGGGGGCGGGCGGTCGAGAAGTACGGCGACCGGGGTGCGCTGAGCCTGTGGCGCCGGCGGGGCGGGCCGAAGGGCGGCCGGGGCGTCCGGGGCGGCGACAGCGGACAGGTCGCGGTGGAGTTCCTCGGCATGGTGCCGCTGCTGGCCGTGGTGCTGATCCTGTGCTGGCAGTGCGCGCTGCTCGGCTACACCTACTCGCTCGCCGGCCACGCGGCCGACCAGGCAGCGCGCACCGCCACCGCCGCCCAGAGCGCGGGGGCGTGCGAGACGGCCGCGGTGGAGGACCTGCCGGGGGCGTGGCGGAGCGGCGCGTCCGTGAGCTGCGTGCGCGCGGGCGGGCTGTGGAAGGCCGATGTCGGGCTGGAGGTGCCGGTGCTCTTCCCGGGCGCGGTGGCCTTCCCGGTCACCGTGAACGGCAGCGCCGGCGCGGCGGAGGAGGGCAGGCCATGA
- a CDS encoding type II secretion system F family protein, with protein MDLEANLPLLTLGAALLCCVLGVAGVHAYAAGRAQRRDLIDRLTSPGKPPAGGGRERRFRTVDRRLRRTRFGKRLERRLAATGLDVTPGEFFVCVAGGIAALWLIAASLLAAFFGPVAGLIGLWAARAFLSWQNARRNEKFINQLPELARVLANATQAGLALRTALAMAAEELEAPAGEELARVADKLGVGHSIDDALGELAERLPSRELSVLVTTLILSNRAGGTVVASLRNLTKTLEERKETRREVRTQLSQITVTAYAVPAFGLGALLLLDRVMPGALERMTDSFYGQAAVIVSLGLYALGFVLIRRMSKIDV; from the coding sequence ATGGACCTGGAGGCCAATCTTCCGCTGCTGACGCTCGGCGCCGCCCTGCTGTGCTGCGTGCTGGGCGTCGCCGGTGTGCACGCCTACGCGGCCGGCCGGGCGCAGCGCCGGGACCTCATCGACCGGCTCACCTCGCCGGGCAAGCCGCCCGCGGGCGGCGGCCGGGAGCGCCGCTTCCGCACCGTCGACCGGAGGCTGCGGCGGACCCGCTTCGGCAAGCGGCTGGAACGGCGGCTGGCGGCCACCGGGCTGGACGTCACCCCGGGTGAGTTCTTCGTCTGCGTGGCCGGGGGGATCGCCGCCCTCTGGCTGATCGCGGCCTCCCTGCTCGCCGCCTTCTTCGGCCCCGTGGCGGGCCTCATCGGCCTCTGGGCCGCCCGCGCCTTCCTCAGCTGGCAGAACGCCCGGCGGAACGAGAAGTTCATCAACCAACTGCCGGAACTCGCCCGGGTCCTGGCCAACGCCACCCAGGCCGGACTGGCCCTCCGCACCGCCCTCGCCATGGCCGCCGAGGAACTGGAGGCACCGGCCGGGGAGGAACTCGCGCGGGTCGCCGACAAGCTGGGCGTCGGACACTCGATCGACGACGCGCTCGGGGAACTCGCCGAACGGCTGCCCTCCCGCGAGCTCTCCGTCCTCGTCACCACCCTGATCCTCTCCAACCGGGCCGGCGGCACCGTCGTCGCCTCGCTGCGCAATCTGACCAAGACCCTGGAGGAACGGAAGGAGACCCGGCGCGAGGTCCGCACCCAGCTCTCCCAGATCACCGTCACCGCCTACGCCGTCCCGGCCTTCGGCCTCGGTGCGCTGCTGCTGCTGGACCGCGTGATGCCGGGGGCGCTGGAACGGATGACCGACTCCTTCTACGGGCAGGCCGCGGTGATCGTCAGCCTGGGCCTGTACGCGCTGGGGTTCGTGCTGATCCGCCGCATGTCCAAGATCGACGTCTGA
- a CDS encoding Nramp family divalent metal transporter, giving the protein MTRTDEAGESAGPVTGRPRRPSWRYIGPGIVVAATGVGAGDLVATLIAGSRFGYTLLWAAVIGCVVKISLAEAAGRWHLATGQTLFEGWRSLGSWTTVYFAGYVVIWGFVYGATAMSSSALPLAALFPDFLGLKTWAVITGLVGLVFVWFNHYAVFEKTMTVLVGVMFVVVVYVALRVGPDVPAAVAGLVPVLPDGSLLYTLGLIGGVGGTITMAAYGYWVNAKGWTGPGWMKVMRLDNRVAYVTTGVFVIAMLITGAELLHSANIALASGDKGLLALGEVLEARFGATTAKLFLIGFFAASFSSLIGVWHGVSLLFTDFVERIRRDRAAGRAAVRAAAPAPVPEPAAPADDTAAAGTTAGTGVTGKPDPAVTGLVTGAAEKSLPFRAYLLWLTFPPISLLFLDRPFGLVVVYGVLGAFFMPFLALTLLWLLNSGRTPREWRNGALSNVMLTAAGLLFVVLCVQQVRELPW; this is encoded by the coding sequence GTGACACGTACGGACGAGGCGGGGGAGAGCGCCGGGCCCGTCACCGGACGGCCGCGCAGGCCGAGTTGGCGGTACATCGGCCCGGGCATCGTCGTCGCCGCGACGGGCGTCGGCGCCGGTGACCTCGTCGCCACCCTGATCGCGGGCAGCCGGTTCGGCTACACCCTGCTGTGGGCCGCCGTCATCGGATGCGTCGTCAAGATCTCCCTCGCCGAGGCCGCCGGGCGCTGGCATCTGGCCACCGGGCAGACCCTGTTCGAGGGCTGGCGGAGCCTCGGTTCGTGGACCACCGTCTACTTCGCCGGCTACGTCGTCATCTGGGGCTTCGTCTACGGCGCGACCGCCATGTCCTCCAGCGCCCTGCCGCTCGCCGCGCTCTTCCCGGACTTCCTCGGTCTCAAGACCTGGGCGGTGATCACCGGTCTGGTCGGCCTGGTGTTCGTCTGGTTCAACCACTACGCCGTCTTCGAGAAGACCATGACCGTGCTCGTCGGCGTGATGTTCGTGGTGGTCGTGTACGTGGCGCTGCGGGTCGGCCCGGACGTCCCCGCGGCCGTCGCCGGGCTGGTGCCCGTGCTGCCGGACGGCTCACTGCTGTACACCCTCGGCCTGATCGGCGGCGTCGGCGGCACCATCACCATGGCCGCGTACGGGTACTGGGTCAACGCCAAGGGCTGGACCGGCCCCGGCTGGATGAAGGTGATGCGGCTCGACAACCGCGTCGCCTACGTGACGACCGGCGTCTTCGTGATCGCGATGCTGATCACCGGCGCGGAGCTGCTGCACTCCGCCAACATCGCGCTGGCGAGCGGCGACAAGGGCCTGCTCGCCCTGGGCGAGGTGCTGGAGGCGCGCTTCGGCGCCACCACCGCCAAGCTCTTCCTGATCGGTTTCTTCGCCGCCTCCTTCTCCTCGCTCATCGGCGTCTGGCACGGCGTCAGCCTGCTGTTCACCGACTTCGTGGAGCGCATCCGCCGCGACCGCGCTGCCGGCCGGGCGGCCGTCCGCGCAGCGGCGCCCGCGCCCGTCCCCGAGCCCGCCGCGCCGGCGGACGACACGGCCGCCGCGGGCACGACCGCCGGCACGGGCGTCACCGGGAAGCCCGACCCCGCCGTGACCGGGCTCGTCACCGGAGCGGCGGAGAAGTCACTGCCCTTCCGGGCCTATCTGCTCTGGCTGACCTTCCCGCCCATCAGCCTGCTCTTCCTCGACCGGCCGTTCGGGCTGGTCGTCGTCTACGGCGTCCTGGGTGCCTTCTTCATGCCGTTCCTCGCCCTGACGCTGCTGTGGCTGCTCAACTCCGGCCGCACCCCGCGGGAGTGGCGCAACGGCGCGCTCAGCAACGTCATGCTGACCGCCGCGGGGCTGCTCTTCGTCGTGCTCTGCGTCCAGCAGGTCCGGGAACTCCCCTGGTGA
- a CDS encoding TadE/TadG family type IV pilus assembly protein, translating into MRTAMDGAAVTDSAAAGGTAAAGGTSAADAGAGRARTARGAARERGQVAVEFIGFVPILLLVAFAAIQLGVVAHTVSQAGTAARAAARTASYEEADADPAAAGRAAVSSWLADGTSIGIGGGDEEAIATATVTIPSLIPGVGDFGTVTKRATMPRD; encoded by the coding sequence ATGAGGACGGCGATGGACGGCGCGGCGGTGACGGACAGCGCGGCGGCGGGCGGCACGGCGGCGGCGGGCGGCACGTCGGCGGCGGACGCGGGCGCGGGGCGGGCCCGGACCGCCCGCGGCGCCGCACGCGAACGCGGCCAGGTGGCCGTGGAGTTCATCGGCTTCGTCCCCATCCTGCTGCTGGTGGCGTTCGCCGCGATCCAGCTCGGCGTGGTCGCCCACACGGTCTCCCAGGCCGGCACGGCCGCCCGGGCCGCCGCCCGCACCGCCTCCTACGAGGAGGCCGACGCCGACCCGGCGGCGGCCGGACGGGCCGCGGTCAGCAGCTGGCTCGCCGACGGCACCAGCATCGGCATCGGCGGCGGCGACGAGGAGGCCATCGCCACCGCCACCGTCACCATCCCCTCGCTCATCCCCGGGGTGGGCGACTTCGGCACCGTCACCAAGAGGGCCACCATGCCCCGCGACTGA
- the cpaB gene encoding Flp pilus assembly protein CpaB: protein MNSRQRRGVILLLLSVLCAAGAFVGVLMVIGDVRSKVGPETTAYEVKSDIQPYEELSAAKFDEITMPERWLPETAVTDLRDLTGKIALTPLRKGSLLQRDMIVERPALEEGEQEIAIMIDAATGVAGKIRPGARVNIYATFDGRDGDAEPQSKVIVEGAEVIDVGELTPFDRDDDARRRGQTTEAVPITFALGTLDAQRVAYAESFASHVRLALVAPGGTEPIRPRDRTYTLDGDK from the coding sequence ATGAACTCACGTCAGCGCCGCGGAGTGATCCTGCTCCTGCTCTCCGTCCTCTGCGCGGCCGGTGCCTTCGTCGGAGTCCTGATGGTGATCGGCGACGTGCGGTCCAAGGTCGGCCCGGAGACCACGGCCTACGAGGTCAAGTCCGACATACAGCCCTACGAGGAGCTGTCCGCGGCCAAGTTCGACGAGATCACCATGCCGGAGCGCTGGCTTCCGGAGACCGCGGTCACCGATCTCCGCGACCTCACCGGCAAGATCGCGCTCACCCCGCTCCGCAAGGGCTCACTGCTCCAGCGCGACATGATCGTCGAACGCCCGGCGCTGGAGGAGGGCGAACAGGAGATCGCCATCATGATCGACGCGGCCACCGGGGTGGCCGGCAAGATCCGCCCCGGCGCCCGGGTCAACATCTACGCCACCTTCGACGGCCGGGACGGGGACGCCGAGCCGCAGTCCAAGGTGATCGTCGAGGGTGCCGAGGTCATCGACGTCGGCGAACTCACCCCCTTCGACCGCGACGACGACGCCCGGCGGCGCGGGCAGACCACCGAGGCCGTGCCGATCACCTTCGCCCTCGGCACCCTCGACGCCCAGCGGGTCGCCTACGCCGAGTCCTTCGCCTCCCACGTCCGGCTCGCCCTCGTCGCGCCCGGCGGCACCGAGCCCATCCGCCCGCGCGACCGCACGTACACCCTCGACGGGGACAAGTGA
- a CDS encoding response regulator transcription factor gives MPEDHPVVNSPVPDRSAALLRVVVADDNPVVRAGLAALLDGRDDIRVVAQAADGDQALRAAREHRPDVVLLDVRMPGADGIDALPHLVPVAPVLMLTYSRESETVRECLRLGAGGYLVHGEFTADGLVAAVRDIRAGHSPMTTTAVNALVAHLRREPAPARREPAPAPGPAQGGRSGRSRRTAAGRLRAQGRAAASRNRMDPSIGKHKTDASAHLSPSSFHPYPLQGRSGALTEPAERQQPSSQAQLFMGQSLVGRPQRRGPRDEFGLSHREAEVMDLIASGLSNRDIAATCFISEKTVKNHINRIFAKLSSTSRSEAILTWLGRGRRERGAAGGGHG, from the coding sequence ATGCCGGAAGATCACCCGGTCGTGAACTCGCCGGTCCCTGACCGCTCCGCAGCACTGCTGAGGGTTGTCGTCGCCGACGACAACCCGGTGGTACGGGCCGGACTGGCAGCCCTGCTCGACGGCCGGGACGACATCCGGGTCGTCGCCCAGGCGGCGGACGGCGACCAGGCCCTGCGCGCGGCCCGCGAACACCGCCCGGACGTGGTGCTGCTGGACGTCCGGATGCCGGGGGCCGACGGCATCGACGCGCTGCCGCACCTGGTTCCGGTCGCGCCGGTGCTGATGCTCACCTACAGCCGGGAGAGCGAAACCGTCCGCGAGTGCCTGCGGCTGGGCGCGGGCGGCTATCTCGTGCACGGCGAGTTCACCGCCGACGGACTGGTCGCCGCCGTACGGGACATCCGCGCCGGCCACTCCCCGATGACCACGACCGCCGTCAACGCCCTGGTGGCCCATCTGCGCCGGGAACCCGCCCCCGCCCGCCGGGAACCCGCCCCCGCCCCCGGCCCGGCACAGGGCGGCCGGTCCGGGCGGAGCCGGCGCACGGCGGCCGGACGCCTCCGCGCGCAGGGCCGGGCGGCGGCCTCCCGCAACCGCATGGACCCCTCCATCGGCAAACACAAAACCGATGCTTCTGCACACTTGAGTCCGTCCTCATTTCACCCATATCCCCTGCAAGGCCGAAGCGGAGCCTTGACGGAACCGGCAGAACGTCAACAACCCTCTTCGCAAGCGCAACTATTTATGGGACAGTCGTTGGTCGGGCGACCCCAACGGCGGGGACCGCGGGACGAGTTCGGACTGAGCCACCGGGAGGCGGAAGTGATGGACCTGATCGCTTCGGGCCTCAGCAACCGCGATATCGCGGCCACCTGTTTCATCAGCGAGAAGACCGTCAAGAACCACATCAACCGGATCTTCGCGAAACTGTCCTCGACCAGCCGCTCCGAAGCCATACTGACCTGGCTCGGCAGAGGACGACGGGAACGGGGAGCGGCCGGGGGCGGCCATGGCTGA
- a CDS encoding CpaF family protein: MSLRARVTSPEDNGGTREDGHLVAVYRAKLLEEIDLAEMSALAAAERRARLERVLGHIISREGPVLSTSERAQLIRRVVDEALGLGVLEPLLEDPSVTEIMVNGPDQVYVERAGRVERVPVRFASHEQLMQTIERIVSTVNRRVDEANPMVDARLPSGERVNVIIPPLSLSGATLTIRRFPRAYRLQELIDLGTLDERMVMLLSGLVRAKFNVIVSGATGSGKTTLLNALSGLIPDGERIITVEDAAELQLQQSHVIRLETRPPNVEGKGRITIRDLVRNSLRMRPDRIIVGEVRGGETLDMLQAMSTGHDGSLATVHANSAEDALMRLQTLASMSEVKIPYEALRDQINSAVDCIVQLSRHADGSRKVGEIALLSSHGRETYRIATVARFEPRPVGADRVVRGTFGYFPLPRRVADRLHLAGEPVPPGYGIAASEDQLTIREAS, translated from the coding sequence ATGAGCCTGAGGGCGCGCGTCACCTCACCCGAGGACAACGGCGGCACCCGCGAGGACGGGCACCTCGTCGCCGTCTACCGCGCCAAGCTGCTGGAGGAGATCGACCTCGCCGAGATGTCCGCGCTGGCCGCCGCCGAGCGCCGGGCCCGCCTCGAACGCGTCCTCGGGCACATCATCAGCCGGGAGGGCCCGGTCCTCTCCACCTCCGAACGGGCCCAGCTCATCCGGCGCGTGGTGGACGAGGCCCTCGGGCTCGGCGTGCTCGAACCGCTGCTCGAAGACCCGTCCGTCACCGAGATCATGGTCAACGGCCCCGACCAGGTCTACGTCGAACGCGCCGGCCGGGTCGAACGGGTGCCCGTGCGCTTCGCCTCGCACGAGCAGCTGATGCAGACCATCGAACGCATCGTCTCCACCGTCAACCGCCGCGTGGACGAGGCCAATCCGATGGTCGACGCCCGCCTCCCCTCCGGCGAGCGCGTCAACGTCATCATCCCGCCGCTCTCCCTCAGCGGCGCCACCCTCACCATCCGCCGCTTCCCGCGCGCCTACCGGCTCCAGGAACTGATCGACCTCGGCACCCTCGACGAGCGGATGGTGATGCTGCTCTCCGGCCTGGTCCGGGCCAAGTTCAACGTGATCGTCTCCGGCGCCACCGGCTCCGGGAAGACCACCCTCCTCAACGCCCTCTCCGGCCTCATCCCGGACGGCGAACGCATCATCACCGTCGAGGACGCGGCCGAACTCCAGCTCCAGCAGTCCCACGTCATCCGGCTGGAGACCCGCCCGCCCAACGTCGAGGGCAAGGGCCGGATCACCATCCGCGACCTGGTGCGCAACTCCCTCCGCATGCGCCCGGACCGCATCATCGTCGGCGAGGTCCGCGGCGGTGAGACCCTCGACATGCTCCAGGCCATGTCCACCGGCCACGACGGCTCCCTGGCCACCGTGCACGCCAACAGCGCCGAGGACGCCCTGATGCGGCTGCAGACCCTGGCCTCCATGTCCGAGGTGAAGATCCCCTACGAGGCGCTGCGGGACCAGATCAACAGCGCGGTCGACTGCATCGTCCAGCTCTCCCGGCACGCCGACGGCAGCCGCAAGGTCGGCGAGATCGCCCTGCTCTCCTCGCACGGCCGGGAGACGTACCGGATCGCCACCGTCGCGCGCTTCGAGCCCCGGCCCGTGGGCGCCGACCGGGTGGTGCGCGGCACCTTCGGCTACTTCCCGCTGCCCCGCCGCGTCGCGGACCGGCTCCATCTGGCGGGCGAGCCGGTGCCGCCCGGCTACGGGATCGCCGCCTCCGAGGACCAGCTCACGATCCGGGAGGCGAGCTGA